A single window of Magnetococcus marinus MC-1 DNA harbors:
- a CDS encoding ImmA/IrrE family metallo-endopeptidase: MRVPYLHKADIEAAANELLMSYHYKFGMEEAPPVPVEEILESLLGLALEFGDLDALLNKKGVLGATWVNERRVVINEMLDPTEDPSVEGRYRFTLAHELGHWQLHRHLSFGEDGQTILCRSKSKKDPMEWQADCFAGYLLMPKKDVIRSWEEVFGTHEPYDASDELYNMQSRFDEAGEASEAGLVVDLARDLAEVFQVSGLAMQIRLVDMGLLKLR; the protein is encoded by the coding sequence ATGAGGGTTCCTTATCTTCATAAGGCGGATATTGAGGCGGCAGCCAATGAGTTGCTTATGAGCTACCATTACAAGTTTGGAATGGAAGAGGCTCCGCCTGTGCCTGTAGAGGAAATCCTAGAATCCTTGTTGGGGTTGGCTTTGGAGTTTGGCGATCTTGATGCCCTGCTTAATAAAAAGGGGGTGCTGGGTGCGACTTGGGTGAATGAGCGTCGTGTGGTGATCAATGAGATGTTGGATCCAACAGAGGATCCCTCTGTGGAGGGGCGCTACCGTTTCACTCTGGCCCATGAACTGGGTCACTGGCAGTTGCATCGCCACCTGAGTTTTGGTGAGGATGGGCAGACCATTTTATGCCGTTCGAAATCCAAGAAGGATCCCATGGAGTGGCAAGCGGACTGTTTTGCTGGCTATCTGCTGATGCCCAAGAAGGATGTGATCCGTTCATGGGAGGAAGTGTTTGGTACCCATGAACCTTATGATGCATCGGATGAGCTCTACAATATGCAGAGCCGCTTTGATGAGGCTGGTGAAGCGTCAGAGGCGGGGTTAGTGGTTGATCTGGCCAGGGATCTGGCCGAGGTGTTTCAGGTATCCGGTTTGGCGATGCAGATTCGCCTCGTTGATATGGGGTTGCTGAAGCTGCGATAG
- a CDS encoding helix-turn-helix domain-containing protein codes for MPGNPQFGMFIRSMREEKKKRDPAYSLRKFAEAAGISATFMSKVENGEFDPPAPDKIKKMAELLEVNSDELLAMAGKVDPDLSGIIRDQPRAMADFLRTARDLNLGRKEIEALTDKLRAERGLDPSEE; via the coding sequence ATGCCAGGAAACCCACAGTTCGGAATGTTCATTAGAAGCATGCGTGAGGAGAAGAAAAAGCGAGACCCCGCTTACTCCTTACGCAAGTTTGCAGAAGCCGCTGGAATCAGCGCCACCTTTATGAGCAAGGTGGAGAATGGTGAATTTGATCCGCCTGCACCGGATAAAATCAAAAAGATGGCGGAGCTTCTGGAGGTTAATTCTGATGAGCTCCTGGCAATGGCCGGGAAGGTAGATCCTGACCTGTCGGGTATTATTCGTGATCAGCCCAGAGCGATGGCAGACTTTTTAAGGACTGCACGAGATCTGAATCTTGGCCGAAAAGAGATAGAGGCGTTAACAGATAAGCTTCGTGCAGAGCGAGGCCTGGATCCAAGCGAGGAGTAG
- a CDS encoding DUF2924 domain-containing protein: MTSDVLKRVAALPEKSTDELKEMWQNLCQSSAPPYNRTYLIRGLAYRIQELAWGGLSETTKAKLEAQAAEEKTMDRTPNPIRNDGLPVAGTRLVREWKGVEHSCTVLDDGFEYQGRKFKSLSAAARAVTGTRWNGKIFWLGGKK, encoded by the coding sequence ATGACCAGTGACGTTTTGAAGCGGGTGGCAGCGCTCCCGGAGAAGTCCACCGATGAGCTCAAGGAGATGTGGCAGAACCTCTGTCAGAGCAGCGCCCCACCTTATAACCGCACCTATCTGATCCGGGGGTTGGCTTACCGCATCCAGGAGCTGGCTTGGGGCGGACTGTCCGAAACTACCAAGGCCAAACTGGAGGCACAGGCTGCTGAAGAGAAGACCATGGACCGAACCCCCAACCCCATACGCAATGACGGCCTGCCGGTGGCTGGCACCCGGCTGGTCAGGGAGTGGAAGGGGGTGGAGCACAGCTGTACGGTTCTTGATGATGGCTTTGAATATCAGGGGCGCAAGTTCAAGAGCCTCTCCGCAGCAGCCCGGGCCGTTACTGGCACCCGGTGGAACGGGAAGATTTTCTGGCTTGGAGGCAAGAAATGA
- a CDS encoding recombinase family protein, which translates to MKNKPTKKIRCAIYTRKSTEEGLDHQFNSLDAQRESCESYIISQKAEGWTLVTDHYSDGGFSGGNMNRPALNQLLNDIKAGRIDCVCVYKIDRLSRSLVDFTKMVELFDQHGVTFVSITQSFNTTTSMGRLTLNVLLSFAQFEREVASERIRDKLAASRKKGMWMGGHPPLGYDVENRKLVINPQEADLVRHIFDRFAKTGSTTLLVKELGEQGRHTKSYTAKSGRIREGKPIDKGYLYRILGNRTYLGEVVTKGETYPGEHDPIITLRQWEKAQSVLNQNKRPRSTKTRADTPFPLKGIITCEHCGRAMTTTYTRKKGKMYRYYTCTTAIKKSYDACPMGNIAAGEIEELVLGHIENMIRSPELVAKTWQTANDTAESNCTENSIINTLQSLEPVWEELFPLEQARLLQLLVRKVMLSNEQLQVHLRVEGLSSLVDELNTQEAA; encoded by the coding sequence ATGAAGAATAAACCAACCAAAAAGATCCGCTGCGCTATCTATACCCGCAAGAGCACAGAAGAAGGATTAGATCATCAATTCAATAGCTTGGACGCACAGCGTGAAAGTTGCGAGAGCTATATAATCTCTCAGAAAGCTGAGGGTTGGACGCTGGTTACGGACCACTACTCCGATGGAGGTTTCTCCGGCGGGAATATGAACCGCCCTGCCCTCAATCAGCTATTGAACGACATCAAAGCTGGCCGCATTGACTGTGTTTGCGTGTACAAAATAGATAGGCTTTCCCGCTCTCTGGTGGATTTCACCAAGATGGTGGAGCTCTTTGATCAGCACGGTGTCACCTTCGTTTCCATCACACAATCCTTCAACACCACCACCTCCATGGGGCGGCTGACGCTTAATGTGCTTTTATCGTTTGCGCAGTTTGAACGGGAGGTAGCATCCGAGCGGATCCGGGACAAACTGGCGGCTTCCCGCAAAAAAGGCATGTGGATGGGTGGCCACCCTCCCCTGGGCTATGACGTTGAGAACCGCAAGCTGGTAATCAACCCGCAGGAGGCGGACCTGGTCAGGCACATCTTCGATCGCTTCGCCAAAACAGGCTCCACCACCCTGCTGGTCAAAGAGCTTGGTGAGCAAGGGCGGCACACCAAATCTTACACCGCAAAATCGGGGCGGATCCGTGAAGGAAAACCTATCGACAAGGGCTACCTCTACCGCATTCTGGGCAACCGCACCTACCTGGGGGAAGTCGTTACTAAAGGGGAGACCTACCCCGGTGAGCACGATCCTATTATCACCCTGCGCCAATGGGAGAAAGCGCAATCAGTATTGAACCAGAACAAGCGGCCCCGCTCAACCAAAACCCGCGCCGACACCCCCTTCCCCCTCAAGGGCATCATTACTTGTGAACATTGTGGTCGGGCCATGACCACTACCTACACCCGCAAGAAGGGGAAGATGTACCGCTACTACACCTGCACCACTGCCATCAAGAAAAGCTACGACGCCTGCCCCATGGGCAACATCGCCGCTGGTGAGATCGAGGAACTGGTGCTGGGCCATATCGAGAACATGATCCGCTCACCGGAGTTGGTCGCCAAAACTTGGCAAACTGCCAACGACACCGCAGAGTCCAATTGCACTGAGAACAGCATCATCAACACCCTTCAAAGTCTGGAGCCGGTGTGGGAGGAGCTATTCCCCCTGGAACAGGCTCGGCTTCTACAGTTGCTGGTCCGGAAGGTAATGCTCTCAAACGAGCAGCTTCAGGTGCACCTCCGGGTGGAAGGGCTCTCCAGCTTGGTAGATGAACTCAACACACAGGAAGCCGCATAA
- a CDS encoding UPF0149 family protein, with protein sequence MQGFTGKTEKLEQAVDLLIDSAEDMLTEFGIHGLLYGMAITPDVFMPNEWLPYIFGKEQPTAASDNQLSQFVKLVVESYNDIMRQYNEGNLIFPFEFDEIDEEDIWLLREWAHGVSMALSMRADFWLNDNDPNIDDDDQEEIESCIGMIQAASDTELAKEIFSEAPPGKATVDSDISRDEFIIAGPIALLGPSLESLAELAQKKSRFGLGGHEPQKPVRSNKVGRNEPCPCGSGKKFKKCCGNPANSVH encoded by the coding sequence ATGCAAGGTTTCACAGGTAAAACAGAAAAACTAGAGCAGGCCGTGGATCTATTGATCGACTCCGCAGAGGATATGCTCACAGAATTTGGCATCCATGGCCTTCTTTATGGCATGGCCATCACACCAGATGTGTTCATGCCAAATGAGTGGCTCCCGTACATCTTCGGTAAAGAGCAACCCACAGCAGCTTCAGACAATCAGTTAAGCCAGTTCGTTAAATTGGTAGTAGAGTCCTATAATGACATCATGCGACAGTATAACGAAGGCAATCTCATTTTCCCCTTTGAATTCGATGAAATTGATGAAGAGGATATCTGGCTACTCCGTGAGTGGGCCCACGGTGTCTCCATGGCGTTGAGTATGCGTGCGGACTTTTGGCTCAACGATAATGATCCCAATATTGATGATGATGATCAGGAGGAGATTGAATCCTGTATCGGCATGATCCAGGCTGCTTCTGATACAGAACTTGCCAAAGAGATTTTTTCAGAGGCCCCTCCAGGAAAAGCTACGGTGGACAGTGACATCAGCCGTGATGAATTTATCATCGCTGGCCCCATTGCCCTACTGGGCCCCTCTTTAGAATCCCTGGCAGAATTGGCGCAAAAAAAGTCACGTTTTGGGCTTGGAGGGCATGAGCCACAGAAGCCTGTACGCAGCAATAAGGTCGGGCGCAATGAGCCATGCCCGTGTGGCAGTGGAAAGAAGTTCAAGAAATGCTGTGGAAACCCTGCAAATTCAGTCCACTAA
- a CDS encoding site-specific integrase, producing the protein MTKSLRQRMIDDLEMAGLTDRSRETYMKAVDRLVARTWKGVEELTEEEIRTYLMDLRESGVAKGTFKTNWHGVKFLYEQTLGRDWPLFGKKRSDNPDKSDFPKF; encoded by the coding sequence ATGACGAAATCACTCCGCCAGCGCATGATTGATGATCTGGAAATGGCCGGATTGACGGACCGTTCCCGTGAGACCTATATGAAGGCCGTTGACCGTCTGGTTGCGCGGACCTGGAAGGGTGTTGAGGAACTTACCGAGGAAGAGATCCGCACCTACCTTATGGATTTACGGGAAAGCGGTGTTGCCAAAGGGACCTTCAAAACCAATTGGCATGGTGTCAAATTCCTCTATGAACAGACCCTTGGCCGGGATTGGCCTCTGTTCGGAAAAAAAAGATCCGACAACCCCGACAAAAGCGACTTCCCCAAGTTCTGA
- a CDS encoding tyrosine-type recombinase/integrase, translating into MASVRKKKIRQPRQKRLPQVLTHNQVLLLLAAIHSPVQRGCFSLMYACGLRINEVRPLEVSSIDGQKQLLRIIGKGNKERLIPLPTSTLYGLRSLWREHRHPRFLFPNKGGTNAVHSCVLYRTFKDALREAGLPSEITPHVLRHSYATRLMENDVDLRTTQILMGHSSIKSTLIYSHLTEPTRKKLRSTLDTIMADL; encoded by the coding sequence TTGGCCTCTGTTCGGAAAAAAAAGATCCGACAACCCCGACAAAAGCGACTTCCCCAAGTTCTGACCCATAATCAGGTCCTGCTCCTTCTGGCTGCCATCCACAGTCCAGTTCAACGCGGATGTTTTTCCCTGATGTACGCCTGTGGGCTACGTATCAACGAGGTCCGCCCGCTTGAGGTTTCATCCATTGATGGCCAAAAACAGCTTCTGCGCATCATCGGTAAAGGGAACAAGGAACGGTTAATCCCTCTACCCACCTCTACTCTGTATGGATTGCGTTCCCTCTGGAGGGAGCATCGTCATCCACGATTCCTGTTCCCCAACAAAGGAGGGACCAACGCTGTTCACTCCTGCGTTCTGTACCGGACGTTCAAGGATGCTTTGCGTGAGGCCGGCCTCCCATCAGAAATCACCCCTCACGTCCTGCGTCACAGCTACGCTACACGTTTGATGGAAAATGACGTGGATCTGCGTACAACTCAGATCCTTATGGGGCATTCCAGTATCAAATCCACACTCATCTATTCCCATCTGACTGAACCGACACGTAAGAAGCTGCGCTCTACCCTTGATACCATCATGGCCGACCTTTGA
- a CDS encoding IS91 family transposase → MIELADVIRHFEGDYRAVHGATMLPSHHRTLDDITSCRTEALGGHLFSCDSCGTKIYAYHSCKNRHCPKCHGNQTRQWLDKRRAEMLPIPYFHITVTVPEPLRAIFRANQTDCYAILLKAAAEAIIELAKDPKHVGGTVGVLALLHTWTQQLIYHPHAHCLVTGGGLSEDGATWYAAKNGFLIPTKALARMIRGKVMSTFKMIRPDIAWPQQAWQQDWVVHCTPWGTGEQAIVDYLARYAFRIAINRERIVAFNEQTVTIRYKDRKQRRWRYCDIPGQEFLRRFLQHVLPRGFHKIRYFGLWHPSKRSAAKRVRLLLELEHSVPVQKAQEADPEIRSDAAPDQKPNRVHADAVCPACNQGRLVLLQRINRQSRSP, encoded by the coding sequence ATGATCGAACTCGCCGACGTCATTCGTCATTTCGAAGGGGATTACCGGGCTGTCCATGGCGCTACAATGCTCCCCTCACACCACCGTACCCTCGACGATATCACCTCTTGCCGGACCGAGGCTCTTGGAGGACATCTGTTCAGCTGTGATTCTTGCGGTACAAAAATCTACGCCTATCACTCCTGCAAGAACAGGCACTGCCCAAAGTGCCATGGCAACCAAACCCGTCAGTGGCTCGATAAGCGCCGGGCTGAAATGCTGCCCATCCCATATTTCCACATCACGGTTACCGTACCTGAACCGCTGAGGGCTATTTTTAGGGCCAACCAGACCGACTGCTACGCCATCCTCTTGAAAGCCGCCGCCGAGGCTATCATCGAACTGGCCAAAGATCCAAAACATGTGGGTGGTACTGTCGGAGTGCTCGCTCTTTTACACACCTGGACACAGCAACTTATCTACCATCCTCATGCCCATTGCCTGGTAACTGGTGGTGGACTCTCAGAGGACGGCGCAACTTGGTACGCCGCCAAAAATGGATTTCTGATCCCTACCAAGGCTCTGGCCCGCATGATCAGGGGTAAGGTCATGAGCACCTTCAAAATGATACGTCCGGACATAGCTTGGCCACAACAGGCGTGGCAACAGGATTGGGTCGTCCATTGTACCCCATGGGGAACCGGTGAACAGGCTATTGTTGACTATCTCGCCCGATACGCTTTCCGCATTGCCATCAACAGGGAGCGCATCGTTGCTTTCAACGAACAGACCGTTACCATCCGCTATAAAGACCGAAAGCAGCGGCGTTGGCGATACTGCGACATCCCCGGGCAGGAATTCCTGCGTCGATTTCTGCAGCATGTACTTCCCAGAGGATTCCATAAAATACGATACTTCGGCCTTTGGCATCCCTCTAAGCGTTCCGCCGCTAAAAGAGTTCGCCTTCTCCTTGAACTCGAACATTCTGTCCCTGTGCAAAAGGCCCAAGAGGCTGATCCTGAAATCCGTTCTGACGCAGCACCGGATCAAAAACCCAACCGGGTCCATGCCGATGCCGTTTGCCCGGCCTGTAATCAAGGGAGATTGGTTCTTCTGCAGCGCATCAATAGGCAGTCCAGATCTCCCTGA
- a CDS encoding Rpn family recombination-promoting nuclease/putative transposase, with protein sequence MTKITQPHDRFLKALLSDPDKTGTLLRERLPKEVAELLSSEPPVLVDGTFIDGEFREHLTDRLFKVKTQEGKAAYIYALIEHKSYADEWVAFQLLRYMVRIWERFLKEGQQKLPPIVPLVVYHGAREWTVPNQFSALLEADKGLLHHLLDFSFAVTDLGRIADDDLSQDTHLRAALMAMKYAFQGAEGVVVIPQIGKGAQGDPEFAKLVLRYLIQTYRGMTMADVQAYAEEAFPGEAEHYASQFAREMMSKGRQEGRQEGRREGRQEGRQEGESSLLLRLLHRRFGDVPSWAELKVANATIDELETWGEQIFDAETLEAVFK encoded by the coding sequence ATGACGAAGATAACTCAGCCGCACGATCGGTTTCTGAAGGCATTGTTGAGTGATCCAGATAAGACTGGAACTTTGCTTCGGGAGCGTCTGCCAAAGGAAGTAGCAGAGTTACTGTCATCAGAGCCGCCTGTCTTGGTGGATGGGACCTTCATCGATGGTGAGTTTCGGGAGCATTTAACGGACCGGCTTTTCAAGGTTAAGACTCAAGAGGGGAAGGCGGCATACATTTACGCGCTGATTGAGCACAAGAGCTATGCAGACGAATGGGTTGCCTTCCAACTTTTGCGCTATATGGTCAGGATCTGGGAGCGGTTTCTGAAAGAAGGGCAGCAGAAGCTACCTCCGATTGTGCCTCTGGTGGTTTATCATGGGGCTCGTGAGTGGACGGTCCCAAACCAGTTTTCAGCATTGCTTGAAGCAGATAAGGGTTTGTTACACCATCTGCTTGATTTCAGCTTTGCGGTGACGGATTTAGGGCGCATCGCGGATGATGACCTGTCTCAGGATACTCATTTGCGAGCTGCTCTGATGGCGATGAAGTATGCGTTTCAGGGTGCCGAAGGTGTGGTTGTGATTCCACAGATAGGGAAGGGTGCCCAAGGGGATCCTGAGTTTGCCAAGTTGGTGTTGAGATATCTGATTCAGACGTACAGGGGAATGACAATGGCAGATGTACAGGCATATGCGGAAGAGGCTTTTCCTGGAGAAGCGGAGCACTATGCATCGCAGTTTGCGCGTGAGATGATGTCTAAGGGCCGTCAAGAGGGCCGTCAAGAGGGCCGTCGAGAGGGTCGTCAAGAGGGTCGTCAAGAGGGTGAATCTTCACTTCTTCTTCGCCTGCTTCATCGCCGTTTTGGAGACGTGCCTTCTTGGGCGGAGTTAAAAGTAGCGAATGCTACAATTGATGAACTGGAGACCTGGGGTGAGCAAATTTTTGATGCGGAGACGCTGGAAGCCGTATTCAAGTAG
- a CDS encoding integrase core domain-containing protein, which produces MLSTLTELIHIITGLFRSSAALQLEILALRHQINILQRQKPKRPTFSRRDKLFWVWLSRRWSGWKSALVIIKPATVVKWHKQGFKLYWKWKSQPKRPGRPRIPKEVRDLIRKMSRENPLWGAPRIHGELLKLGYDIGETSVSKYMLKPDKPPSQTWRTFLDNHVNQIVAMDFFTIPTIFFKVLHVLILIDHDRRRIIHFNVTTNPTSAWVVQQICEAFPWDSAPRFLLHDRDPLFMASQHSLKAMGIETLITAPGSPWQNAIAERMIGSCRRECFDHIIVLNEEHLRQRLGEYVDYYHQRTHLGLAKDSPVHRPIQHKESGDVIVFPVLGGLHHRYERIAA; this is translated from the coding sequence ATGCTCAGCACATTAACAGAACTCATCCACATCATCACGGGATTGTTCAGGTCTAGTGCAGCCCTACAACTGGAGATTCTGGCTCTTCGCCACCAAATCAATATTCTTCAACGACAAAAACCAAAGCGGCCAACGTTTTCACGTCGGGATAAGTTGTTCTGGGTCTGGCTTTCTCGGCGGTGGTCGGGTTGGAAGAGTGCCCTCGTGATCATTAAGCCAGCAACCGTGGTCAAGTGGCACAAACAGGGCTTTAAGCTCTACTGGAAATGGAAATCGCAACCTAAACGCCCTGGTCGTCCTCGTATTCCGAAGGAGGTGCGTGATCTGATCCGTAAGATGAGTCGGGAGAATCCACTTTGGGGTGCACCACGCATACATGGTGAGTTACTGAAATTGGGCTACGATATAGGAGAGACATCAGTCTCAAAGTACATGCTCAAACCTGACAAGCCCCCTTCACAGACCTGGAGGACCTTCCTTGATAACCACGTAAATCAGATCGTGGCCATGGACTTCTTCACCATACCGACAATCTTTTTCAAGGTGCTGCACGTCCTCATTCTGATCGACCACGATCGCCGCCGGATTATCCATTTCAATGTTACAACCAATCCAACGTCAGCTTGGGTGGTTCAACAAATCTGCGAAGCGTTTCCCTGGGATTCAGCCCCGCGTTTCCTGCTGCATGATCGCGATCCACTCTTCATGGCCAGTCAGCACTCACTCAAAGCCATGGGGATCGAAACGCTGATCACAGCCCCAGGATCGCCTTGGCAAAATGCCATCGCAGAACGGATGATCGGTAGTTGTCGTAGAGAGTGCTTTGACCACATCATCGTGCTCAACGAAGAACACCTGCGACAGCGGCTTGGGGAGTATGTGGATTATTACCACCAGCGGACCCATTTGGGTTTGGCCAAAGATTCCCCGGTTCACCGTCCGATTCAGCACAAAGAGTCAGGCGACGTTATCGTATTCCCTGTTCTCGGCGGTCTGCACCACCGATACGAACGCATCGCTGCCTGA
- a CDS encoding glycosyl transferase, translated as MGITQKNSLQEKVLWALLAASLLHAFYVLYLGFELPILGLHGFRQTQTAISAYYMVHEGAWLPYMTPILGTPWMIPLEFPLYQWIVAVLHIVSGIEMDQAGRLVSFFFFLLIPLPVITISRYLNFPKQFPLLFAIFFYFTPLYLFWGRTFLIEVHAVFLAVLWLAALTRYLDQRTLFRLLIVIVVGILGGLVKVTTFAAFALFGAALCLHYLIKKSFLKKPIQTLISHWPLIVIFASQLVAILVWVSWSDSIKVQGEITKALTSDLLTAWNFGSWEQRTELQNWYEVLIRRTVRSTIGWGVLLVPLLVLPIVFQRRVIMGVAVTLLLYITPFLIFTNLHIEHTYYQVANALFLVATLAVLIAYLSTDPKHQRLFLAALVVVVGSQIHSFYSSQFYRAMNVEESHYYEKEIGDYLKDHTPKDSVIVIHGTAWTSAIPYYSERKGIIFVAWISDELIVDFHQDSSILAGEFPVPRVNVICTQIGLG; from the coding sequence ATGGGAATCACTCAGAAGAATTCTTTACAGGAAAAGGTCTTATGGGCTCTGTTAGCCGCTTCGTTATTACATGCTTTTTATGTTCTTTATTTAGGATTTGAACTTCCCATCTTAGGGTTGCACGGCTTTCGTCAGACTCAAACAGCTATTTCTGCATACTATATGGTTCATGAAGGGGCCTGGCTGCCCTACATGACCCCTATACTCGGAACGCCTTGGATGATTCCGTTAGAGTTTCCTCTTTATCAATGGATCGTTGCTGTTTTGCACATCGTTAGCGGCATTGAAATGGATCAAGCAGGTCGACTTGTCAGCTTTTTCTTTTTCCTTCTTATTCCTCTCCCCGTCATTACGATCTCTCGCTATTTGAACTTTCCCAAACAATTTCCGCTTTTGTTTGCCATATTTTTCTATTTCACCCCCCTTTATCTCTTTTGGGGGCGGACATTTTTGATCGAAGTTCATGCCGTTTTTCTAGCAGTGTTATGGTTGGCGGCTCTGACGAGATATCTTGATCAAAGAACGCTGTTTCGTTTGCTGATTGTGATCGTTGTTGGTATCTTGGGTGGCTTGGTCAAGGTGACGACCTTTGCCGCATTTGCTTTATTTGGAGCGGCTCTGTGCTTGCATTATCTCATCAAAAAAAGTTTTCTGAAAAAACCTATTCAAACGCTCATTTCACACTGGCCGCTTATTGTGATTTTTGCATCGCAACTGGTTGCGATTCTTGTTTGGGTATCTTGGTCTGATTCGATCAAGGTTCAAGGGGAAATCACCAAAGCCTTAACCAGTGACCTGCTGACGGCATGGAATTTTGGCAGTTGGGAACAGCGTACAGAGTTGCAAAATTGGTATGAGGTGTTGATCCGAAGAACAGTTCGTTCAACGATTGGGTGGGGTGTTTTATTGGTTCCCCTGCTTGTTCTTCCAATTGTTTTCCAACGTCGAGTGATTATGGGAGTTGCTGTTACTCTGCTTCTCTATATCACTCCGTTTTTAATTTTTACCAATCTCCATATTGAGCATACCTACTATCAGGTGGCCAATGCTCTTTTTCTCGTCGCAACTCTCGCTGTGTTGATAGCCTATCTTTCAACCGATCCAAAACATCAACGTTTATTTCTGGCTGCTTTAGTGGTTGTGGTTGGATCTCAGATTCATAGTTTTTATTCAAGCCAATTCTACCGAGCGATGAATGTGGAAGAAAGTCACTACTATGAGAAGGAGATCGGTGACTATCTAAAAGATCATACCCCTAAGGACTCAGTTATCGTGATCCACGGTACAGCTTGGACTTCTGCAATTCCCTACTACTCTGAACGTAAAGGGATTATTTTTGTCGCTTGGATATCTGATGAACTCATAGTCGATTTTCACCAAGATTCATCTATTTTGGCAGGAGAGTTCCCTGTCCCTCGCGTAAATGTTATCTGCACCCAAATTGGCCTTGGCTGA
- a CDS encoding glycosyltransferase family 2 protein, translating to MPVQVQYRKEWEEAGITDMLSVIIPTHNEEGCIQSTVEKLIAVLQAESIAHEILVINDNSSDRTGEILVAMTPYCPTMRVINNTPPNGFGFAIRQGLLAFNGEAVALYMADASDAPEDLVRFYRKLQEGYDCVFGNRFTKGGRVYNYPWPKLVLNRLGNLFIRLLLRTGYNDTSNAFKLYRRHVIAGLHPLLSYQFNITIELPLKAIIRGYSFAVVPNSWENRSHGISKFKIKEMGSRYLFIVFYCLIEKIFMQGEFSNLPTESEQCQNWTK from the coding sequence ATGCCTGTTCAGGTGCAATACCGTAAGGAGTGGGAGGAAGCAGGGATTACGGACATGCTCTCTGTGATCATTCCCACCCATAATGAGGAAGGGTGCATTCAATCCACGGTGGAAAAGCTGATTGCCGTTCTGCAGGCTGAATCCATTGCCCATGAAATTCTGGTGATCAACGATAATAGCAGCGACCGCACCGGGGAGATTCTTGTGGCCATGACCCCCTACTGCCCCACCATGCGGGTCATCAACAACACCCCACCCAATGGTTTCGGTTTTGCCATTCGTCAGGGCTTGTTGGCCTTCAATGGCGAAGCGGTGGCCCTCTACATGGCAGATGCCTCTGACGCCCCGGAGGATCTGGTGCGCTTTTACCGCAAGCTGCAAGAGGGTTACGACTGCGTGTTTGGCAACCGCTTCACCAAAGGTGGCCGGGTCTACAACTACCCCTGGCCAAAGCTGGTATTAAACCGGCTGGGCAACCTGTTTATTCGCCTGTTGCTGCGCACCGGCTACAACGATACCAGCAACGCCTTTAAGCTTTATCGCCGCCATGTGATTGCCGGGCTGCATCCGCTGCTCTCCTATCAGTTCAACATCACCATTGAACTGCCCCTTAAAGCGATCATCCGGGGCTACAGCTTTGCGGTTGTTCCCAACTCCTGGGAGAACCGCAGCCATGGCATCTCCAAATTTAAAATCAAGGAGATGGGATCCCGCTACCTGTTCATCGTGTTTTACTGCCTGATTGAAAAGATTTTCATGCAGGGAGAGTTCTCCAATCTGCCGACTGAATCCGAACAGTGCCAAAATTGGACTAAGTGA